Within Desulfobacter sp., the genomic segment CCGTGAAATACTGGCGGTCCTGGTAGCTTGTCATGGCGAATTTTTTTCCAGGGGACTCATCTGACAGGGCCTGGGGCGGGGCCATGTCCTGGTAGACCTGCCGGAGCAGATCGGCCCGGAAGGGGTTGCGGGGGGAGCGTACCAGGGCGGGATGAGCAATGACCCGCCCGGTCTCCCGGTCAAACATATAGGCCACCCCCCGGCTGCCGATTTTTATGGTTCCCAGGAATTTTGAAAAAGATGAAATATCAATGTCAATCCCGCAGACGGCCTGCAGTTTCCGGTCTGCATCGTAAATGGGCACGGACACGGTGATTCCGGGTTTTTGGGTGGAGGCAAACAGGTAGACCTTTGTCCAGTGGACCCCCAGGCTGGTCAGTGCCCCCTGGTACCAGGGCCGGATTCTGGGATCAAAGGTGGCGTGGACCTCGGGTATCTGGGCGGGAGACATGAGAAACCTTCCGGTCTCATCCCCGAAATTGATATTGAAAAATTCTGGATGTTCCCGCCGGAACAATTGAAAATACCTTAAAATCTCATTGTCATCGGTCATGTCAATGAGTCCCTGTTCAAACAGGGATTTGATCAGCTGAACATTATAGGTATGGTGGGATAGAAAGGCTTCCACCCGTTTGGATATCTGGTCTGCAGATCCGATGGCGAACGCCTGCATCTGGTGCTCAATGATCCGGGTCGCCTGGATAAAACAAAAATACCCGGTGCCCGGGATGACCAGGATGATGATCAGAATCAGGGCTGAAAAAATCCTGAGGCGGAAGGAATGCATCAGCCTGTACGGCAGCAGGTTCATTGAACGGCTTCCAGGGCCAGGGCTGATATCTCCCTGGAGAGGTAAGGGTTGGCAGTGTTCCGGGCCGCCCAGGCAGATGCCTTTTCAACTAGGGAGACCCCAGGGCCGGGCCGTGTCAACATATGTTTCAGGGCAAATCCGGTTTCCATGCTGGAAAAGAATCGGTCATAGAGCATATCAACGGCCTTAAGGGCCTCCTCTTCCGATCCCGGATGGCGCACCAGTTCCAGCAGGGCGACCTGGGCCCAGTATTTTACGGGGGCAGATTGTTTGATTGTGGGAAATTCCTCGGGCCTGGCCAGGTTCACCCAGGGTTCCGGAGGGGAAAGGTTCATGGGCACGGAGGAAAAATCCCGGACAATGGCCCTGAAATGGCGGCGTCCGGTTTCAGTACTTCCGGTCTGCCCGTCCAGAGCAGGATGGCAGAGGGTGGTATGGATCCAGCCCAGGTACCAATGGGTTTTGGCAACGACATCATCCATATCCGGATAGGCCTTGAGCACTGCTTTGAAGTCATTTGCCGCCTTGAGGATATCAATGGGTTTTGCAAAGCGGTAGTCGGGTTCCAGGTGGAGATAAGCCAACCCCAGGGCGGCATGGCCGCATTCCAACCGGTTTTCAGGAAAGAGTGCGGCCACGGCCCTTAAGGCGGCGCTTTTTCTTTTTTTATCCTCAAATACCGATGCGGCGTAATTCAGCTGTCCGGCTGCCGTTGAGAATCTGGGAATTTTAATGCCGTCCTGAATGATTTCGGGGATTTCATTTCCGGCGGAAGAGTGCCTCTTCTCCTGGGTACAGCCCTGGAGCCCTAAAGACAGGAGCAGGGCAAGCAGGCATAAAACTGCCGGCGGAAAGAAGCCTTTTCCTGCCGGGAAATCAGATTTCAGCCAGGATGTTCCCGAAAAGGATGGCACGTTCCCAGAGGCTTGCCTTTTGTATGTATTCGTCTTCGCTATGGTCTTTTTCCCCTGCAGGCCCTAAACCGTCAATGACGGGAATGCCCTGTTCGGCAATAATATTGGCATCGGATACCCCTTGCCGGAGTTCCGGCTGCACAGGGGTTCCCAATTCTTGGGCCAGATTTTGGATTTTGTCAAATAATTCCTGATTGCCCTGGGTCTGGGGCATGGGGGGGCGGCCGGATCTTACCGCCATTGTTGCGGCGGTGCCCGGGATGGTGCAGGTGGCCACAATTTCATCAAGCCTCTGTCTGACGCTGTCTGCATCTTCAGGGGTCAGGAATCTGAAATCCAGCCTGGCTGTGGCATGGTCGGGTACGGTGTTGGGGCCGATGCCGCCGCTTATTGTTCCCACATTGGCGGAGATGCCTTTTTCCGGCCGGTTCATGGCCTCGATGGCAATTGCTTTATGGGCGAATTCAAGGATGGCCGATGCCTTGTCGGCGCCGGCAAAGGCGGCATGGCCGGCCTTGCCGGTAAGGGTCAGTTCTGCGGAGAGGTTTCCCTTGCGGCCGGTGACAATCTCATTGTTCATCCCGCCTGCTTCCAGCACATAGGCCAGGCGGGAGTGGCGGGCTTCGTCCGCAATAAGCCCCCTTGAGGTGGGGGAACCGATCTCTTCATCGCTGTTAAAGACAAAGGTAACGGGCAGGGTTTTGAGCAGGCCCGTAGCCACCAGTGCCCGCAATGCAAATATTCCCACCACAAGCCCGCCTTTCATGTCGGCCACCCCAGGGCCGTAGCACTTGGTCTCATCTTCCCTGTACCAGTTAAATGGGGAGTCCTCAGGAAAAACTGTATCCATGTGCCCGGTGATGAGGATCTGGCCTTTGGGGGTCCGGGCGGCGGCCGGCGACCGTGCAATGAGGTGGTTGCCAAGCTCTGCCTGCTCGCAGAATTCACAGGAAAATCCCATATCCGTCATCACCCTGGAAATGTGGCGGCCCACCCGGTCCACCCCGGCCTTGTTTCTGGAGTAGCTCTGGATAAGAACCAGCTCTTCCATGAGTTTAAAGAGTTCGGGCCTGTGCCTGTCGATGTAGCTTGAAATATCTGAAATCATTTATCTGCCTACAAATTTAATAAAGCCTTCTGAAATAAAGGGCCCCCGGTGGTTGATCCAACCGCCGGGGGCAATGATGGGGTGAACTTAATTTTTGCTGAATGCAAAATTTTCGTTGTTGTAAATGGCCGGATCTGCATCGGGATACTTGACCACTTCACCGTTCCAGGGCTTTTTCATGATCACGTCTCCGGCCTCATGGCCCTGAACATTGCTTTTGTGCAGGGGGATTTTGCCCCCGGCCGTGGCAATGTATCTGGGCACGGCATCGCCGGAGATATTGCCGTACATGCTTTCCACAATCTCCCTTCCCCTTTCCACCGGTACCCTGAAATGAATGAACTGGGGGTTTCTGTAGGAGCAGTTGAAGATGTAGTAGGGCCTTACATAGTTTTCCTGGATGGTTTCGCACAGCTTCCACATTTTGGTGCGGGTATCGTTGATGCCCCGCAGGAGTACGGCCTGGTTAAGTACGGCAAAAACATTTTTTGAAATGTTTTTAAAGGCCAGGCCCGAGGCCGGGGTCATTTCCTGGGCCGTGTTGATCTGGGTGACCACCCGGACGGGTTTTCTCTCGTTGGAGGCGGCCAGGATATCCAGCAGTTCGCTGTCCACCCGCTGGGGGGCGGTGACGGGGATCCGGGTGCCCAGGCGCTTTAGCTTGACGTGGTCAATCTCGTCCAGGGCCGTAAGGATTTTGTTCAGGATTTTGTTGGGCAGGACAAAGGAATCCCCGCCGGTGACCAGAACGTCCCTGATCCGTTCGTTCTTCCGGATGTAGTCCAGGGCCTCTTCATAGGCCTGGTCCGTATAGATCCGGTCTTTTTTGCCGATATGGGCCAGGCGCAGGCAGTGGGTGCAGTACATGGCGCACATATTGGTGGCCTTGATGGTCACCACCCTGGGGTAAAACTGGTCAATGAGGCGGGCAGGGGAGTGGTCAGCGGCAACCGGGGGGATTTCCACACCCACATTGTCCACCATTTCACCGGTGGGAACGGACTGGAGCAGCACCGGATCGTTGGCGGTCACCGTCTGGATCAGGCTTGCGTAATAGGGGGTCAGCCGCATGCGGTAGTCTTTTGTCACCCGGGTGACTTCCTGGATCACCTTCTCGGGCAGGTCAATGATTTTGGACAGGTCCTCTACCGTATCAATGCAGTTTTTAATCTGGCCGGAATAGGAGTTCCAGTCCGCATCGCTCATCTTCAGGTATTTTTTGATCCGGGCCTGGTTTTCCTGGATCTTGTCCCAGAGTTCAAAGCCAGAGGGGGCTTCCTCGGTTTTTGCGTTCAGATACTGGTCCACCCGTGCAATGGCCTCTTCAACGATGGGCAGGGCCCTATATACCCGGCCGCCCACTGAAACGGAATGTTCGTCAATGGCTTCATGCTTTCTGGCGATGGGGGCCAGGTCTTCCCGGGTCAGCCCGAAGGCTGCCGGTGAGATATTGTTTTGGTTTTTGAGCTGGTTCAGTTTAGAGAATAGGGCGACAATGGGGGCGGTCAGTTCCTGGGAGGCTGCCGCCCGGACCAGGTCGTCGATTTCTGCTTTGAGGCCGGGATCACCGGTGCCGGTGTCCCCGTCAAAAAGGTGGTCAAAGAAATTTAAGGTAAAGGTGTCAAGGGATTTATCCTTGCATGTGGCAGACATTTTAATTCTCCGTTTCTATTTGTGTGGTAAAGGTCAGCTCAATCATTTTGCGGGCCTGGGTAATTCCCTGGTCCACGCTCCCATGATCCTGGCCCACGGCGACAACCCGTGCAAGAAACGCACCTTCTGCCAGCACGAAATTGGTGCCGATATGCTCAAGGATCAAATAGTCTTTTTTCAACCGGCCCTTGGCCACGTTTTCAAATGTTTCCTGTTCCCGGGTCTGCTGGGGAATGTAGGTCTCTGTACACACGGGCTGGTGGATTTTATAGTTATAGGTGCCCCAGTGTACCGGCGGGGCCAGTGGATTCATTTCCACGGCGTTGGCCGGAAAGTGGCCTTCGATCACCGCCCATAGTTCCAGTTCAGGCAGGTTGGGGGCATCCGGGGGCAGGGCCTGGTCCAGGGTGCAGCAAAATTCAAGGGTGGTGCCCTGTTTTCTTGCGTTGATTTCCAGGAACCGGATTTCTCCTTCCCCGGTGATGATATAATCGCAGCCAAATATGCCGCGGTATCCCTGACCGGC encodes:
- a CDS encoding KamA family radical SAM protein yields the protein MSATCKDKSLDTFTLNFFDHLFDGDTGTGDPGLKAEIDDLVRAAASQELTAPIVALFSKLNQLKNQNNISPAAFGLTREDLAPIARKHEAIDEHSVSVGGRVYRALPIVEEAIARVDQYLNAKTEEAPSGFELWDKIQENQARIKKYLKMSDADWNSYSGQIKNCIDTVEDLSKIIDLPEKVIQEVTRVTKDYRMRLTPYYASLIQTVTANDPVLLQSVPTGEMVDNVGVEIPPVAADHSPARLIDQFYPRVVTIKATNMCAMYCTHCLRLAHIGKKDRIYTDQAYEEALDYIRKNERIRDVLVTGGDSFVLPNKILNKILTALDEIDHVKLKRLGTRIPVTAPQRVDSELLDILAASNERKPVRVVTQINTAQEMTPASGLAFKNISKNVFAVLNQAVLLRGINDTRTKMWKLCETIQENYVRPYYIFNCSYRNPQFIHFRVPVERGREIVESMYGNISGDAVPRYIATAGGKIPLHKSNVQGHEAGDVIMKKPWNGEVVKYPDADPAIYNNENFAFSKN
- a CDS encoding M20 family metallopeptidase, which produces MISDISSYIDRHRPELFKLMEELVLIQSYSRNKAGVDRVGRHISRVMTDMGFSCEFCEQAELGNHLIARSPAAARTPKGQILITGHMDTVFPEDSPFNWYREDETKCYGPGVADMKGGLVVGIFALRALVATGLLKTLPVTFVFNSDEEIGSPTSRGLIADEARHSRLAYVLEAGGMNNEIVTGRKGNLSAELTLTGKAGHAAFAGADKASAILEFAHKAIAIEAMNRPEKGISANVGTISGGIGPNTVPDHATARLDFRFLTPEDADSVRQRLDEIVATCTIPGTAATMAVRSGRPPMPQTQGNQELFDKIQNLAQELGTPVQPELRQGVSDANIIAEQGIPVIDGLGPAGEKDHSEDEYIQKASLWERAILFGNILAEI